Proteins encoded together in one uncultured Sphaerochaeta sp. window:
- a CDS encoding aldo/keto reductase, with amino-acid sequence MKKRPFGTNKTMVSEVGLGTWQIGGSWGTVEDETAMKILQTASDAGITFFDTADVYGDGRSEKFIGKFLKSQRDSFFVATKLGRGGDPGWPGNFTPEAMIRHTDASLSRLGVERLDLIQLHCIPQDVLADGAVFDVLRDLKKQGKIADFGASVESVEEGLICLKEEGIASLQVIFNMFRQKLITDLFGKAKEKEVSIIARVPLASGLLSGKMTKNTTFDESDHRNFNRDGASFNVGETFAGVPFEKGVELAEEIKTMKPEGMTLAQMALRWILDFDAVSVVIPGASRPSQVLDNAAISDLPPLSAELHAQLGKFYEEQVAQHIRGPY; translated from the coding sequence ATGAAGAAAAGACCGTTTGGTACGAATAAGACCATGGTTTCCGAGGTTGGATTGGGAACCTGGCAGATCGGTGGATCATGGGGTACCGTTGAGGATGAGACAGCCATGAAAATCCTCCAGACCGCCTCTGATGCAGGTATTACCTTTTTTGATACTGCTGACGTGTATGGAGACGGAAGGAGCGAGAAGTTCATTGGAAAATTTCTTAAATCCCAACGTGACTCCTTCTTTGTTGCTACTAAATTGGGACGCGGTGGAGATCCAGGTTGGCCTGGGAATTTCACTCCTGAGGCAATGATTCGCCACACAGATGCATCACTCTCCCGCTTGGGAGTTGAACGCTTGGATTTGATCCAGTTGCACTGTATCCCCCAGGATGTCCTAGCTGATGGGGCTGTCTTTGATGTCCTGAGAGATCTGAAAAAGCAAGGAAAGATTGCCGATTTTGGCGCAAGTGTTGAGTCCGTGGAAGAGGGATTGATCTGCCTGAAAGAGGAGGGAATTGCCTCTCTGCAGGTTATCTTCAACATGTTCAGGCAGAAACTGATCACCGATCTCTTCGGCAAGGCCAAGGAAAAAGAGGTTTCCATCATTGCCCGTGTCCCGTTGGCAAGTGGACTCCTCTCGGGAAAGATGACGAAAAATACCACCTTTGATGAGAGCGACCACCGTAACTTCAATCGCGATGGAGCTTCATTCAATGTTGGTGAGACCTTTGCAGGTGTTCCTTTTGAGAAGGGCGTTGAATTGGCTGAGGAGATCAAAACTATGAAGCCTGAGGGGATGACCCTTGCCCAGATGGCACTGCGCTGGATTCTCGACTTTGATGCTGTCTCTGTGGTGATTCCTGGTGCCAGCCGGCCATCACAGGTGCTGGACAATGCCGCAATCTCTGATCTTCCTCCTCTCTCAGCTGAGTTGCATGCACAGTTGGGGAAATTCTACGAGGAGCAGGTTGCCCAGCATATCCGTGGTCCCTATTAA
- a CDS encoding RluA family pseudouridine synthase yields the protein MEQLEGRILYEDNHLIVVNKRGGELVQGDKTGDKTLADLVKEYLKVTYEKKGNVYLGIPHRLDRPTSGLVIFAKTEKALVRMNELFKGNTVKKTYWAIVDKVPNDTEGTLLHYIIRDTKANKSVALPVERQKGKLAKMDYRLIAASKTYFLLEVLLHTGRHHQIRAQLAAIGLHIKGDLKYGFPRSNPDGGICLHARSISFVHPVRKEEITIVADPPQDTLWDAFLSQL from the coding sequence ATGGAGCAACTTGAAGGTCGGATCCTGTATGAGGACAACCACTTGATCGTGGTGAACAAGCGTGGTGGTGAGTTGGTACAAGGAGACAAGACAGGAGATAAAACACTCGCAGACCTTGTCAAAGAGTATCTGAAGGTCACCTATGAAAAGAAGGGAAATGTCTATCTGGGCATTCCTCATCGCTTGGACCGTCCAACCAGTGGTTTGGTGATTTTTGCCAAGACAGAGAAGGCTCTGGTCAGGATGAATGAGCTGTTCAAGGGCAATACCGTGAAGAAGACCTATTGGGCGATTGTGGATAAGGTTCCCAATGATACAGAGGGTACCTTGCTTCACTATATCATCCGCGATACGAAGGCGAATAAGAGTGTTGCGCTTCCTGTAGAGAGACAGAAAGGGAAGCTTGCGAAGATGGATTACCGTCTTATCGCTGCAAGCAAAACCTACTTCCTCCTTGAGGTATTGCTGCATACCGGTAGACATCACCAGATCAGGGCGCAGCTTGCTGCAATTGGCCTGCATATCAAGGGAGACCTCAAGTATGGTTTTCCCCGTTCCAACCCTGATGGGGGTATCTGTCTTCATGCAAGATCCATCTCCTTTGTTCATCCGGTACGCAAAGAAGAGATAACCATTGTTGCCGATCCCCCGCAAGATACCTTATGGGATGCATTCCTCTCTCAGCTCTAA
- a CDS encoding GNAT family N-acetyltransferase, which translates to MVTSPLTHISIETLAQVLNEAFSNYEVPIHMNEAQLKAHLHALGYSPEDSIGLFDGSTLVGFILVAIRGTYAYDAGTGIIPSYQGKGYAHQLIDVTLAHIKQRGFTSFFLEVIDTNERAKKLYLSHGFTITRSLLCYQIKKEMLEGTSSVQLQKQERINIPSGDCIPSWQNSDACISRGGFTAYDIVHDSVKRGVICFNHTKGSIAQIYIEPQYRRQGFAKQAIIAAKNCTETPTLGILNISEDCVEINGLLTHMGFSLLLTQSEMVYTL; encoded by the coding sequence GTGGTAACATCCCCTCTCACCCACATATCTATTGAGACACTTGCCCAAGTCCTGAATGAGGCCTTCAGCAACTATGAGGTTCCCATCCATATGAACGAGGCACAACTGAAAGCACATCTTCATGCCCTTGGATACTCCCCTGAAGACTCCATCGGCCTATTTGATGGCAGCACACTGGTGGGGTTCATCCTGGTCGCAATCAGGGGAACATACGCATATGATGCTGGAACGGGTATTATTCCTTCCTATCAAGGGAAAGGATATGCCCACCAATTGATCGATGTCACGCTTGCACATATCAAGCAACGTGGTTTCACCTCCTTCTTCCTGGAAGTTATCGACACAAATGAACGAGCAAAGAAATTGTATCTGAGTCACGGGTTTACCATCACGAGAAGCCTACTTTGCTACCAAATCAAGAAAGAGATGCTGGAAGGCACATCCTCTGTCCAGTTGCAGAAACAGGAGCGCATCAATATCCCTTCTGGAGACTGTATTCCCAGCTGGCAGAACAGCGATGCATGTATTAGCCGTGGGGGATTTACCGCCTATGACATTGTGCATGACTCTGTCAAACGCGGGGTTATTTGCTTCAATCACACTAAAGGTTCAATAGCCCAAATCTATATTGAACCACAATACCGAAGGCAAGGATTCGCCAAACAGGCCATCATTGCAGCAAAAAACTGTACAGAAACGCCAACACTGGGAATCCTGAATATTTCAGAGGATTGTGTGGAGATCAATGGTCTATTGACCCACATGGGATTCTCCCTTCTCCTTACCCAGAGTGAGATGGTCTACACCCTATAA
- the corA gene encoding magnesium/cobalt transporter CorA — protein sequence MKPHHTHQTRQPLHKKKEGLAAGSLVFVGDGQPEATRIRTHLYSAGSYEVAEGFLLPKENQHCWVQISGLSNIMSIVEVAKAFSLSTLSLEDVFSTDQRLKLDSYEQYLAITLRILPTETTEDQQLSLFLGKHWVLSITEYASEVFLPAIRQLEDPQTKLQGGDSSVLFHTLIDRVVDQYLVRADELENETDELEQLVITSPSSTDAPTIHRHKAKILSLRRMTSPLKDILATMIRVEHPFLDKNTKILLTDIQDHALWLAEECEMLRETVSSIMEVYLSSLDTKMNSIMKVLTIISTIFIPLTFLTGLYGMNFSYMPLATYRWGFYGMLVCCMLVVFAMAYYFWRKRWW from the coding sequence ATGAAACCTCATCACACGCACCAAACTCGCCAGCCCCTCCATAAGAAAAAGGAAGGACTGGCTGCCGGATCCCTTGTCTTTGTGGGAGATGGACAGCCCGAGGCGACCAGAATTCGCACTCACCTCTACTCAGCAGGGTCGTATGAGGTGGCAGAAGGGTTTTTACTACCGAAAGAGAACCAACATTGTTGGGTACAAATCAGTGGACTGTCCAATATCATGTCCATCGTCGAGGTTGCAAAGGCTTTTTCCCTTTCAACCCTCAGCCTTGAAGATGTATTCTCCACAGATCAACGCCTGAAACTCGACAGCTATGAGCAGTATCTTGCCATCACGCTGAGAATTCTTCCAACGGAAACCACCGAAGACCAGCAGCTCTCACTCTTCCTAGGAAAGCATTGGGTGCTCTCCATCACAGAGTATGCAAGTGAGGTATTCCTCCCTGCCATACGTCAGTTGGAAGATCCCCAGACCAAATTGCAGGGAGGAGATAGCAGCGTGCTCTTCCATACACTCATCGACCGGGTTGTTGACCAATACCTGGTGAGAGCTGATGAACTGGAAAATGAGACCGATGAGTTGGAACAGCTTGTGATTACTTCGCCGAGTTCCACCGATGCACCTACCATCCACAGGCATAAGGCGAAGATTCTCTCGCTGAGGAGGATGACCAGCCCCCTGAAAGATATCCTCGCCACCATGATCAGAGTGGAACACCCCTTTCTGGATAAGAATACCAAGATATTGCTCACCGACATCCAAGACCATGCTCTCTGGCTTGCTGAAGAGTGTGAGATGCTCAGGGAAACAGTCAGCAGTATCATGGAAGTCTATCTCTCCAGCCTCGATACAAAAATGAACTCCATCATGAAAGTACTGACAATTATCAGCACCATATTCATCCCCTTGACCTTTCTGACCGGTCTCTATGGGATGAATTTCTCATACATGCCCCTTGCAACCTATAGGTGGGGGTTCTATGGAATGTTGGTGTGTTGTATGCTGGTGGTCTTCGCGATGGCATACTATTTCTGGAGGAAACGCTGGTGGTAA
- a CDS encoding hemolysin family protein — MHVQLTAIIILLILSGVFSATETAFTSLSFVQLKILDNRKKRAAKLVYKLSQKPEELITTVLVGNNVVNITVSSLVTTFSIEFFSSQPVGYATGLLTLVILIFGEITPKQLALTHNMKIAVFMAYPLRFLEIVLFPVVWLLRHFSAIITRFFASHAEPTITTEGVMHMVDAAEDVGLVDRYESDLMQRAIHFSETQVRTIMTHRTNVFCISDELTIRDAFPSIVKAGFSRIPVFHGSPENIIGIVLVRDILRTQLKKQMGRPISSIIREPIFVPEQMHLDDVFFRFKKAKLQQAIVLDEYGGFSGVVTMEDVAEQLFGELYDEHERRYPDRIVEREKNPGTFLVMADTPFQQLVDELDLDTDACKQKTSTVAAYLLDQIGNIPDQGDVVQSQLGTFRIISMKGNRMEAVEFSPTVDDGTL, encoded by the coding sequence ATGCACGTACAACTAACCGCCATCATCATCCTGTTGATCCTCTCTGGAGTCTTTTCTGCCACAGAGACGGCATTTACCTCACTCTCTTTTGTGCAACTCAAAATTCTGGACAACCGCAAGAAACGTGCGGCTAAATTGGTGTATAAACTTAGCCAGAAGCCTGAAGAGCTCATCACGACCGTTCTGGTGGGAAACAATGTAGTGAATATCACGGTATCATCCCTGGTCACCACGTTCTCCATCGAGTTCTTTTCCAGTCAGCCAGTTGGGTATGCTACCGGTTTACTTACCCTGGTTATCCTCATTTTTGGCGAAATCACACCGAAGCAATTAGCACTCACCCATAACATGAAAATTGCTGTTTTCATGGCATATCCATTGCGTTTCCTCGAAATAGTACTGTTTCCTGTGGTCTGGTTGCTCAGGCATTTCTCTGCGATTATCACCAGATTCTTTGCCTCCCACGCTGAACCGACCATCACCACTGAAGGGGTGATGCATATGGTCGACGCAGCCGAGGATGTCGGTCTGGTGGATCGCTATGAATCGGATCTCATGCAAAGGGCAATCCATTTCAGTGAAACCCAGGTAAGAACCATCATGACCCATAGGACCAATGTATTTTGCATCAGTGACGAGCTCACCATCCGTGATGCATTCCCTTCCATTGTAAAAGCGGGATTCAGTCGTATCCCCGTTTTTCATGGAAGTCCGGAGAACATCATCGGTATTGTACTGGTTCGTGACATTCTTCGCACGCAGCTGAAAAAACAGATGGGACGCCCGATCTCTTCCATTATCCGAGAACCAATTTTTGTCCCGGAACAAATGCATCTTGATGATGTCTTTTTCCGCTTCAAGAAAGCCAAGCTCCAGCAAGCAATCGTTCTGGATGAGTATGGTGGGTTCAGCGGTGTGGTCACCATGGAGGATGTAGCCGAGCAACTGTTTGGAGAGCTCTATGATGAGCATGAACGGAGGTATCCTGACCGTATCGTGGAGAGGGAGAAAAACCCGGGCACGTTCCTTGTTATGGCAGATACACCATTCCAGCAACTAGTGGATGAACTGGACCTCGATACCGATGCATGCAAGCAGAAAACCAGTACGGTTGCTGCATACCTGCTTGACCAGATCGGGAACATACCCGATCAGGGGGATGTGGTACAGTCACAGCTCGGTACCTTCAGAATCATCTCCATGAAGGGAAACAGGATGGAAGCAGTGGAATTTTCTCCCACTGTGGATGATGGAACCCTCTGA
- a CDS encoding DNA topoisomerase IV subunit A, with protein MTQAHAIFKENFLEYASYVIKERAIPDLVDGFKPVQRRIIHTLFEMDDGKFHKVANVVGWAMRYHPHGDSSIYEALVNLANCDLFIERQGNYGNILTGDRAAAARYIECRLLPFAKKVLYNPELTEFVESYDGRNKEPVAFPAKIPVVLIQGVSGIAVGMSTYILPHNPIEVFDGMAASLRGESYELYPDFPGGGIVDVDDYNDGRGSVSIRAKLNTKDPKRIIIEELPYGTTSEMMIRSVEDAAKKGKLKISSITDYTAEKVNIEISLARNTYSKEIVDALYAYTACETKLSVNPLVIRDNTPTIMGVHEILDFHAHHLVDVLEAELKLEKGHLLDKLHYRTLERIFIEERIYKRIEQKKSAEDVNKAVVSGFKPFTEELLRPLDGEDVERLLKIPIRRISLFDIEKNHQEIESINDQLAAIEKKLADLTGYALSFIAELKELMSDEEHKRKSTIKKFDMVDVKEVAERNLPLRYDAAAGYLGYDVKKGNTLFDVSPFDRILVIRKDGNYQVIDAPEKEFVGKGMLYCGLADKDELAKIVFTVIYQEKTYKYLFIKRCQITSYQLKKLYPLVPEGNFKIVKLSTFENAEMNLTYKKKPGLRILEEKFYFSDYKPKGVKANGVRLAVKEVASIRLRAVKEVVHEDQREPSLFDDEMERE; from the coding sequence ATGACCCAGGCACACGCAATTTTCAAAGAGAACTTCCTGGAATACGCAAGCTATGTCATCAAGGAGAGGGCAATCCCCGATCTTGTGGATGGATTCAAGCCTGTACAGAGGAGAATCATCCATACGCTGTTTGAGATGGATGACGGTAAGTTTCACAAGGTTGCAAACGTAGTAGGGTGGGCGATGCGCTATCACCCACATGGGGATTCTTCCATCTACGAAGCCTTGGTAAACCTTGCCAACTGTGACTTGTTTATTGAGCGACAGGGTAACTACGGAAATATCTTGACCGGGGACAGGGCTGCTGCGGCACGATACATCGAATGCCGTCTTCTCCCGTTTGCCAAGAAGGTGTTGTATAATCCTGAGCTTACCGAGTTTGTGGAATCCTATGATGGAAGGAACAAGGAACCTGTAGCATTCCCAGCCAAGATTCCTGTAGTCCTCATACAAGGAGTTAGTGGTATTGCTGTAGGTATGAGTACCTATATTCTTCCCCATAACCCGATTGAGGTGTTTGACGGAATGGCAGCCTCATTACGGGGAGAGTCATACGAACTCTACCCCGATTTCCCAGGAGGGGGCATCGTTGATGTTGATGACTATAACGATGGACGGGGTTCGGTATCCATCAGGGCAAAACTGAACACCAAGGATCCAAAACGAATAATCATTGAGGAACTCCCCTATGGGACCACCAGTGAGATGATGATCCGCTCGGTCGAAGATGCAGCCAAGAAGGGGAAGCTGAAGATCAGCTCCATTACTGACTATACCGCCGAGAAGGTGAACATCGAGATCAGCCTTGCCCGAAACACCTATTCAAAGGAAATTGTGGATGCCTTATACGCCTATACGGCATGTGAGACGAAGCTCTCAGTCAATCCACTTGTGATCAGGGATAATACTCCTACAATCATGGGGGTGCATGAGATACTGGATTTCCATGCGCATCACTTGGTTGATGTCCTTGAAGCAGAGTTGAAGTTGGAGAAGGGTCATCTGTTGGACAAGCTCCACTACAGGACCCTGGAAAGAATCTTCATTGAAGAGCGGATCTATAAACGTATTGAACAGAAAAAGAGTGCTGAGGATGTGAACAAAGCGGTTGTCAGTGGGTTCAAGCCGTTTACAGAAGAACTGCTCCGCCCGCTTGATGGTGAGGATGTTGAACGTCTGCTCAAGATACCCATCCGACGCATCAGCTTGTTTGACATTGAGAAGAACCATCAGGAGATTGAGTCGATCAACGATCAGCTTGCAGCGATTGAGAAGAAACTTGCAGATCTTACCGGCTATGCGCTCTCGTTCATTGCAGAGTTGAAAGAGCTCATGTCCGATGAGGAGCATAAGCGTAAGAGTACGATCAAGAAGTTTGATATGGTCGATGTGAAAGAGGTCGCTGAACGCAATCTGCCCCTTCGCTACGATGCTGCCGCCGGATATCTTGGCTATGATGTAAAGAAAGGAAATACCCTATTCGATGTAAGTCCCTTTGACCGTATCCTGGTAATTCGCAAGGATGGTAATTATCAGGTGATTGATGCACCTGAGAAGGAATTTGTCGGGAAAGGGATGCTCTATTGCGGGCTTGCTGACAAGGACGAGCTTGCCAAGATTGTCTTTACGGTCATTTACCAGGAGAAAACCTACAAGTACCTCTTCATCAAACGGTGTCAGATTACGAGCTACCAGCTGAAGAAGCTCTACCCTCTGGTACCGGAAGGGAACTTCAAGATAGTCAAGCTGTCCACTTTCGAAAATGCTGAGATGAATCTTACCTATAAGAAAAAACCAGGACTCAGGATTCTGGAGGAGAAATTCTACTTCTCCGATTACAAACCTAAAGGGGTAAAAGCAAACGGGGTTCGCCTGGCTGTCAAGGAAGTGGCTTCCATACGGCTCAGGGCAGTAAAGGAAGTGGTACACGAAGACCAGCGGGAACCGTCGCTCTTCGATGATGAGATGGAGAGGGAATAA
- a CDS encoding DNA topoisomerase IV subunit B codes for MAKTTYDESKILTLSALEHIRKRPGMYIGRLGNGTHVDDGIYILLKEVVDNSIDEFIMGYGSRIVIRLKESEVSVRDFGRGIPLGKVVDCVSIINTGAKYSDDVFQFSVGLNGVGTKAVNALSSHFRVTSYREGKYSTAIFEKGILISEKTGKSEEADGTEVLFTPDPELFGEYSYNEDFVISRIWSYAYLNTGLTINYNNRAYKSSNGLYDLLDKEVGTESLYSIIHYQSKQLEFSLTHVTGSYGENYFSYVNGQHTTDGGTHQSAFKEGILKGINEYFKKNWAPQDVREGVVGAIAVKIKEPVFESQTKNKLSNTEIRTWIVNEVKDAIVDFLLKNTTEAEKINQKILNNEKLRKELNEVKKGARESAKKVSLNIPKLKDCKYHLGQSNAHQEACDNSMIFLTEGDSASGTITKTRDVMTQAVFSLRGKIVNVFGKKKTEIYKNAELYNMMVALGVENGVEGLRYGKVIIATDADTDGFHIRNLLMTYFLTYFEDLVLAGRLYILETPLFRVRNKTQTVYCYSEKERNHATSQIRNAEVTRFKGLGEIDPKEFGQFIGEDMRLLPVSIAGMNEMHKTMEFYMGSNTPERREFIMENLI; via the coding sequence ATGGCGAAGACAACATATGATGAATCGAAAATCCTTACGCTCAGCGCGTTGGAACATATTCGAAAACGTCCCGGTATGTATATCGGGCGGTTGGGAAACGGTACCCATGTCGATGATGGTATCTACATCCTTCTCAAGGAGGTGGTGGATAACAGTATCGACGAGTTCATCATGGGCTATGGTAGCCGCATCGTCATCCGCCTGAAAGAGAGCGAGGTGTCGGTGAGAGACTTCGGCCGCGGTATTCCCCTTGGGAAAGTGGTCGACTGTGTCTCAATCATCAATACCGGTGCAAAGTATAGTGACGATGTCTTCCAGTTCTCTGTTGGCCTTAATGGTGTTGGTACCAAGGCAGTGAATGCTCTCTCCTCGCATTTTCGGGTTACCAGTTATCGTGAAGGGAAATACAGTACTGCAATCTTTGAGAAAGGAATACTGATCAGTGAAAAGACTGGTAAGTCAGAGGAAGCCGATGGTACGGAAGTACTCTTCACCCCTGACCCGGAACTGTTTGGTGAGTACTCCTATAATGAGGATTTTGTCATCTCCAGGATCTGGAGCTATGCCTATCTGAATACAGGACTCACAATCAATTACAATAATCGTGCCTATAAATCATCCAATGGCCTGTATGATCTTCTGGATAAAGAGGTGGGCACGGAAAGTCTCTACTCGATCATCCACTACCAGAGCAAGCAGCTTGAGTTTTCCTTGACCCATGTAACCGGTTCGTATGGTGAGAACTACTTCTCCTATGTGAATGGCCAGCATACCACCGATGGGGGAACCCATCAGAGTGCATTCAAAGAGGGTATTCTCAAAGGTATAAACGAGTATTTCAAGAAGAACTGGGCGCCACAGGATGTGAGGGAAGGGGTGGTTGGAGCCATTGCTGTCAAGATCAAGGAACCGGTATTTGAATCCCAGACGAAGAACAAACTCAGCAATACCGAGATCCGGACCTGGATTGTCAATGAGGTAAAGGACGCCATTGTCGACTTCCTGTTGAAAAACACCACAGAAGCCGAGAAAATCAACCAGAAAATCCTTAACAACGAGAAACTTCGCAAAGAGCTGAATGAGGTAAAGAAGGGTGCAAGGGAGTCGGCCAAGAAGGTCAGCCTGAATATTCCCAAGCTCAAGGATTGCAAGTATCACCTGGGGCAAAGCAATGCCCACCAGGAAGCGTGTGATAACTCCATGATCTTCCTCACCGAGGGAGATAGTGCAAGCGGAACGATTACCAAGACACGTGATGTCATGACCCAGGCGGTATTCAGCCTCAGAGGGAAGATAGTCAACGTGTTTGGGAAGAAGAAAACGGAAATATACAAGAACGCCGAGCTCTATAATATGATGGTGGCTCTTGGTGTAGAGAACGGAGTGGAAGGACTACGGTACGGAAAAGTTATCATTGCTACCGATGCTGATACTGATGGTTTCCATATTCGTAACCTGTTGATGACCTATTTCCTGACCTATTTTGAGGATCTGGTGCTCGCCGGTCGTCTCTATATCCTGGAGACTCCGTTGTTCCGTGTACGAAATAAGACACAAACGGTATACTGTTACAGTGAGAAGGAGCGGAACCACGCCACAAGCCAGATAAGAAATGCTGAAGTGACCCGGTTCAAAGGGCTTGGAGAGATAGACCCGAAGGAGTTCGGACAATTCATCGGGGAGGATATGCGTCTGCTTCCTGTCTCCATTGCTGGAATGAATGAGATGCATAAAACCATGGAGTTCTATATGGGCAGCAATACGCCCGAACGACGCGAATTCATTATGGAGAATTTGATCTGA
- a CDS encoding lysoplasmalogenase family protein gives MNNILLVYLVISFAHLSFRSEGYQFLGNLTKVLLMPTLMLFLMQQGDYPLLLAALLFATIGDALLTKGNQGTLFLWGMASFAVCHIFYGIHVLSLGVDWILTAIAFAGLMIPYSLLYRLIGKQKGSAKYLAYTMLLFLLASLLAGLASLPCIIGILLFIISDTMIGMDSLAMKHVNDTSIMGSYILAQLLLVLGFTAL, from the coding sequence ATGAACAACATCCTCTTGGTTTATCTTGTCATCTCTTTTGCTCACCTCAGCTTCCGCTCGGAAGGATACCAATTTCTTGGAAATTTGACAAAAGTTTTGTTGATGCCAACCCTGATGCTATTTCTCATGCAACAGGGGGACTATCCCCTGCTTCTTGCTGCGCTTCTCTTTGCCACCATCGGGGATGCCTTGTTGACCAAAGGGAATCAAGGTACCCTGTTTCTCTGGGGTATGGCTAGTTTTGCAGTGTGCCACATCTTCTACGGCATCCATGTTCTATCGTTGGGAGTGGACTGGATTCTTACAGCCATTGCCTTTGCAGGCCTTATGATTCCCTATAGCCTGTTGTATCGTCTGATCGGGAAGCAGAAGGGGTCTGCCAAATACCTCGCATATACTATGCTGCTTTTCCTGCTTGCTTCCCTGTTGGCCGGCCTTGCCTCATTACCCTGCATCATAGGAATATTACTGTTCATAATAAGCGATACCATGATCGGTATGGACAGTCTTGCAATGAAACACGTAAATGATACCAGTATAATGGGAAGTTACATCCTCGCCCAACTCTTACTGGTTCTTGGATTCACCGCTCTGTAG